One genomic region from Jilunia laotingensis encodes:
- a CDS encoding ATP-binding protein, whose amino-acid sequence MESFYRTHAYLVEHTNAPVRRDLMDEINWGDRLIGIKGTRGVGKTTFLLQYAKEKFGTDRSCLFINMNNFYFSGHSLVDFANEFQRRGGKVLLIDQVFKHPDWSKELRMCYDRFPNLKIVFTGSSVMRLKEENLELCDIVKSYNLRGLSFREFLNLQTGMKFRAYSLEEILSNHEQIAKGILSKVRPMDFFQDYLHHGFYPFFLEKRNFSENLLKTMNMMVEVDILLIKQIELKYLSKIKKLLYLLAVDGPKAPNVSQLATDIETSRATVMNYIKYLADARMINLVYPKGEEFPKKPSKIMMHNSNLMYSIYPVKVEEQDVLDTFFVNTMWKDHKVHKGDKNISFMVDEVMPFKICCEGVKIKNNPGVTYALHKAEIGRENQIPLWMFGLLY is encoded by the coding sequence ATGGAATCATTCTACCGCACACACGCATACTTGGTTGAACACACTAACGCTCCCGTTCGTCGCGACTTGATGGATGAAATTAACTGGGGCGATCGCCTGATCGGTATCAAAGGTACACGTGGCGTAGGAAAAACCACTTTTCTCCTTCAATATGCCAAAGAGAAGTTCGGAACGGATCGTTCCTGCCTTTTCATCAACATGAACAACTTCTATTTTTCCGGTCATAGCCTGGTGGACTTCGCCAACGAATTCCAACGCCGGGGCGGAAAGGTATTATTGATCGACCAGGTTTTCAAACATCCGGACTGGAGCAAGGAGCTGCGTATGTGTTACGACCGTTTTCCCAATTTGAAGATCGTCTTCACCGGTTCGTCCGTGATGCGTCTCAAAGAGGAGAATCTCGAGCTGTGCGACATCGTAAAGAGTTACAATCTGCGTGGTCTTTCATTCCGCGAATTCCTCAACCTTCAGACGGGCATGAAGTTCCGGGCATACTCACTGGAAGAAATTCTCAGCAACCACGAACAGATAGCCAAAGGGATACTTTCAAAAGTCCGTCCGATGGACTTTTTCCAAGACTATCTGCATCATGGATTCTACCCCTTCTTCCTCGAAAAGCGCAACTTCTCGGAAAATCTGCTTAAGACCATGAACATGATGGTGGAAGTAGACATCCTGCTCATCAAACAAATCGAACTGAAATATCTTTCAAAGATAAAGAAATTACTCTATCTGTTGGCGGTCGACGGACCGAAAGCGCCCAACGTAAGCCAACTCGCTACGGACATCGAGACATCCCGTGCAACAGTAATGAATTACATCAAATATTTGGCAGATGCGCGCATGATCAATCTTGTATATCCCAAGGGAGAAGAGTTCCCCAAGAAACCTTCAAAGATCATGATGCACAACTCCAACCTGATGTACTCCATTTACCCCGTCAAAGTGGAAGAACAGGACGTACTCGACACCTTCTTCGTAAACACGATGTGGAAAGACCACAAAGTACACAAGGGGGACAAAAACATCTCATTCATGGTGGACGAGGTAATGCCATTCAAGATCTGCTGCGAAGGAGTGAAAATAAAGAACAATCCCGGTGTGACGTACGCACTGCACAAAGCCGAAATAGGCAGGGAGAACCAGATTCCCCTCTGGATGTTCGGCCTTTTATATTAA